The following DNA comes from Methanobrevibacter oralis.
AGATGAATTTGGTCAATATCCTGACACTAGAATTAGCGATATTAAAGTAATAAAAAAGGAAAAAATCTAAACTTTATATAATATAAAAAAAATAAATGTAAATGATTATTTTTTATCAATTAAAAAGGAGATATTATGGCAAAAAAAGATAATAAAATTTCAATGCCTCAAACTGGTGCAGGTTTAGTTAGGTATTTTGATGAAGAAAGTTTAGGTCCAAAACTTTCCCCTGAACATGTTATAGTTTTAACAATTATTTTAGCTATATTTTGTTTTGTTTTAAGATATTCCA
Coding sequences within:
- a CDS encoding preprotein translocase subunit Sec61beta, which codes for MAKKDNKISMPQTGAGLVRYFDEESLGPKLSPEHVIVLTIILAIFCFVLRYSI